The Phyllopteryx taeniolatus isolate TA_2022b chromosome 13, UOR_Ptae_1.2, whole genome shotgun sequence nucleotide sequence AGtcctctcctgcctgcctctctgatcaccttggctgcagtggtccagtcttctggaagctcctcctgtccaccgagagactgtctcacctcttcccgaaaagctgcacaacactcgtcctgtctcagcttccaccacatggttctctgctctggctttgtcttcctcatcttcctccccaccaccagagtcatcttacacaccaccatcctatgctgtctggacacactctcccctaccacaaccttacagtcgttaacctccttcagattacatcgtctgcacaagatgtaatccacctgcgtgcttctacctccgctcttgtaggtcaccctatgttcctgcctcttctggaaaaaagtgttcactacagccatttgcatcctttttgcaaagtctaccaccatctgtccctccaagttcctttcctggatgccgtacttacccatcacttcttcatcacccataTTTCCTTTACCAACATGTCCTTACAATCtggaccaatcacgactctctctctctctgtctggtatgctcagaactacttcatctagctccttcctgaatttctctttcacctcaaggtcacatcGTACATGTGGGGCATAGcagctaatcacattatacatccatccattttctttactgcttatcctcacaagggtcgcgggagtgctggagcctataacaccctcaatttcaagtttcagcctcatcactcgatgtgatactctttttacctccaagacattcttagccaactcttcttttaaaataaccccgactccatttctcttcccatctacaccatggtaaaaataattcaaaccctgcccctaaaattctagccttactgcctttccacctggtctcctggacacacaatatatcaacctttctcctaatcatcatgtcaaccaactcgcgagattttcctgtcatcgtcccaacattcaaagaccccacattcagttctaggctctgtgctttcctctactctttctgccgaagaacccgctttccaactcttcttctttttcaaattcgaaccacagtagctgaatttccaacggcgccctgcaggttgacggcgccagtggcggacattgttaagccgggccacgaccgatccggtatggaattctttggatgaacgctcatatttgtttgaaaaggttttaagccggatgtccatcctgacgcaaccctctgcattggAGAAGTCCGCCTGTCACAGCCTGACACGTACCACGTAAGCAAGAGCTGATGACATTCATTTATTGAACTTTGATGTATTCTGTGATTTAATTTTTGCCTATATTGATATTGCTATACATCTGGATGGTTATTTTAAGACAATAccaagtgaaaatagtgagtGGAACATATTGGAAGGCTTTTTGTTTAAAGAATTGACCGTTGAAATGTCTCATTAAGGAAAGAAGAAAGCCATGTCATCCCACATTAGGTAATTCTTGCAGATTACTTTCTGCATATATAAATGGGTTTCGTCAGtccaattttgtattgattgtatTACAAATTCCTCCAAGTCATTTGAAGAGCATTCTTGTAGATGACAAAGGCATTTCTGTAGCGTCCATTGTGTGACAGACACGGACTTTGATGGGCACCGCTAGCTGTCATAACAGGGTCTCTCGGCCAAAAGCTTTACGTTgcttaatgtcccaaaactggtatcaatcgtcaccaaaatgtatttggACATCTCTATTTATAGCCATTTACATCTCTGAAAATATCATAACAATCGGCACAATAGTTTTGATTTTATGGACGCTAAGTGTTTCCATGTCAGTCATACGTCATCCCACGAgctttgcagattcatttccacaTATATAAACAGGTTTTGTCagctcaattttgtattgattgcacCACAAATTCCTCTAAGATGTTTAAAAAGAGTTCCTATGGATAACAAAGGCATTTCTGTAGCTGGCATGGTGTGACAGATGCAGTCGGATGACGAGGGTCTCCCGATCAAAAGGTTTAGGTGTCTTAATGTCCTACAACAGTGATTAATTGTCACCCAAATTTATGTGGACAATTGGACATCTCTATTCATGTCAACTTACACCTCTGAAAGTATCTGAACAATTGGCcctatatttttcatttcatggACGCTAACTATTTTCCTCTCCATAGACGATCATTTGAGAAAAAGGAATGTGTAACATccataaaatatacaatattcggccaaatgtaatattttcagaggttgaagctgctatgagtagagatgtccacataaatgtTGGTGATGATTGCtgacagttttgggacattatATGATTGCTTGGGTTCATGAGGCTTGCAAAAGATGTGGCTCTCGCCCACCttgtttgtatcattttaatcgTTGACAACCTaattaatttgcaaaaaaaaatgtttcagcaTTTTAGCAAATTAGCGATTGAAAATTTTTGGGGTGCAAGCTGTTGTTCATATGAGAGTGGAATGATATATGACAGCAAAATAAGACATAAGGCCAACTTGAACTTGAAACGGTGTTCTGAAAGTCAAGCAAGCTGTCATCTTTTCTCCTGAAAGGTTTTAATTTTATAGGTGAGGGAATTCAACCCAGCAGCtacgatatataaaatataaatgaatactgccactttatagtacagtacattactTTGTCCACTATGCAATGTCTCCAGTCATTTTGGAAGTGGGGGGGATTTCACCTGACAGCAAcaacatatataaaatatatataaaaacttcCACTTTGTAGTATAGTACATTCTTTTTCCACACCAGCTATGCAGTGAATTTAGTCTCCAGTTCTGCCACTGATGTCACACCAGGACATCGCGTCGAGTTTGGCAATGAGAAAAGGGTCTTCCAAAGGCAATGTTATTTAGCAATTGCCCCAAAGATGGGTTGATATGACTGTAAATGACTGCCAGTGtgattttcttgagcaaaaacaacaacataaaatcaacttccatccatccattttctaccgcttatccaaggtcgggtcgcgggggcagtagctttagcagggacgcccagacttccctctccccagccacttcatccatctcttccgggggggatcccgaggcgttcccaggccagccgaaggatgtagtctctccagcgtgtcctgggtcatccccggggacgtgtccggaacacctcaccagggaagcgtctgggaggcatccgaatcagatgccccagccacctcttcTGGCTCCTGTCGATGTGAAGGTGCAGTGGctcgactctgagatcctcccggatgactcgagcttctcactctatctctaagggagagcccggacaccctgcggaggaaattcatttcggctgcttgtatcctggatcttgttctttcggtcacgacccgcagctcgtgaccatagttgagggtaggaacgtagatcgaccggtaaatcgagagcttcgcctttcggcttagctccttctttaccacaacggatcgatacaaagtccggatcactgcagacgctgcaccgatccgcctgtcgatctcccgttccattcttccctcactcgtgaacaagaccccaagatacttgaactcctccagttggggcaggatctcagagTCGAGCCACTGCACCTTCACATCGAGAATGCCACTGCACCTTCACATCGAGAATGTTataatgtcccaaaactgtcaGCAATCATcaccaggatctcatccccgacctggagaggtcacgccacccttttccgactgaggaccatggtttcagatttggaggtgctgattctcatcccagccgcttcacactctgctgcgaactgcttcagtgagacttggaggtcacagcttgatgaacccaacagaaccacatcatctgcaaaaagcagagatgcaatactgaggccaccaaaccggaccccctctacgcctcggctgcgcctagaaattctgtccataagttatgaacagaatcggtgacaaagaacagccttggcggagtccaaccctcaccggaaacgagtccgacttactgccggatatgcggaccaaactctgactccggtcgtacaggaaccgaacagcccgtatcagggggttcggtaccccatacgcccgaagcaccccccacaggaccccccgagagacacggtcgaacgccttctccaagtccacaaaacacatgtagactggttgggcgaactctcatgcaccctcgaggaccctgctaagggtgtagagctggtctactgttccacggccaggacgaaaaccacactgctcctcctgaatctgagattcaacttcccgacggaccctcctctccagcacccttgaatagaccttaccagagaggctgaggagtgtgatccccatctagttggaacacaccctccggtcccccttcttaaaaagggggaccaccaccccagtctgccaatccagaggcactgtccccgatgtccacacgatgtttcagaggcgtgtcaaccaggacagtcctacaacatccagagccttgaggaactccgggcgaatctcatccaccgaggagctttttaaccacctcggtgacctcaaccccagagaaagGAGAGCCGcgtcagagaacccagactctgctccctcatgggaaggcgtgtcggtggaattgaggagatcttcgaagtattctccccaccggctcacaacgtctcgagtcgaggtcagcagcgccccatccccactctatacagtgttgatggttcACTGCTTcgccctcctgagacgccggatgttggaccagaatttcctcgaagccgtctggaagtctttctccatgacctcaccgaactcctcccatgcccgagtttttgcttcagcgaccaccaaagctgcattccgcttggccagccttTACCCATCAGccgcctcaggagtcccacaggccaaaaaggcccgataggactccttcttcagcttgacggcatccctcaccgttggtgtccacgaACGGGTTCgaggattgccgccatgacaggcaccgaccaccttacggccacagctcctgtcggccgcctcagcaatggaggcgcggaacatggtccactcggactcgatgtcccccgcctcccccggaacatgagcaaagttctgtcggaggtgggagttgaaactccttctgacagtggattccgccagacgttcccagcagaccctcacaatacgtttaggcctgccacgttggaccggcatcttccctcaccatcgtacaggtgccgagccgagcaataagtatacccacacctgctcggcgcctctcaccgtgggcaactccagagtggaagagagtcccgcccctctcgagaggactgttaccagagcccaagctgtgcgtggaggagaGTCTGACTATATCccgactccaaaaagggtgggtactctgaactcctgtttggtgcataggcacaaacaacagtcaggacccatccccccacccaaaggtggagggaggctaccctctcgtccactggggtgaatcccaaagtacaggcgccgagccggggaggaataagtatacccacacctgctcgcgcgtctcaccatgggcaactacagagtggaagaaagtccaacccctctcgagaggactggtaccagagcccaagctgtgtgtggaggcaagtccgactatatctcgtcggaacttctcgacctcacacaccagctcgggctccttccctgccagagaggtgacattccacgtcccgagagccagcttctgtagccggggatcggatcgccaaggtccctgccttcggccacctcccagcttgcactgcacccgacccctatggcccctcccacaggtggtgagcccatgggaagggggacccatgttaccctttcgggctgtgcccggctgggccccatgggtgtaggcccggccaccaggcgctggcctttgagccccacctccaggcctggctccagaggggggccccggtgacccgtgtccgggcaagggaaacctgattccattaattgtacttgtcataggggtttttggagccatgctttgtctggtccctcacctaggacctgtttgccatgggtgaccctgccaggggcataaagccccagacaacttggctcctaggatcattgggacacacaaacccctccaccacgataaggtgacggctcaaggaggggtaaaatcaacttgttagtgaaatatggtCGAGACCCATACCTTTCTTTGTCTTTTAGATCACTGATTGCACTGGAAATACAGTAGCTTAGGGTGGTCTGTATACTCCCATAACATGAATGAAACTATTGCTGGGGAATCAttttcagtgcaataaattcaaagTGTTTGTTCAAATAGTGTGGTCTATGACAGTTAGACAGTTTTTAAAACAGGTAGGTATGATTTAACATAAACAGCCAAACAGTACATGTAGATTGCAGCCCTGCAGTCTTTTACAGTACTTCTCGTTTTATTATGTGATTATGTATTTTTGTGCTTCATAAAATATTCTCTCTTTTGCGGGACAGGAAGAGCCTCGGTTAGATGTGCTGATAAATAATGCAGGGGTCTACCAGTGTCCTTACACCAAAACTGAGGACGGCTTTGAGCTGCAGTTTGGGGTCAACCATTTGGGCCATTTCCTGCTCACCCACCTGTTGCTGGACCTCATGAAACGATCTGCTCCCAGCCGTATAGTTGTGGTCTCCTCCAAACTCTACAAACATGGTCACATCAACTTCGACGACTTGAACAGTGAACAGAACTATGACAAGGCGTTTGCCTACAGTTGCAGCAAACTAGCCAACTTGCTATTCACCTGTGAGCTGGCCCAGCGACTGGAGGGGAGTGGGGTGACTGTAAATGCTCTTTCTCCTGGTATCGTGAGGACTAATCTGGGACGGCATGTCCATGTCCCAGTGGTAGCAAAACCCTTATTCAACCTGCTGTCCTGGGGCTTATTTAAGAGCCCTGAACAAGGAGCTCAAACGTCACTATATTTAGCCTGCAGCCCGGATGTACAGGATGTCCAAGGAAAGTTCTTTTCAGACTGTCAGCCTCAGGTTCTTCTTGACAAGGCCACCAACTGCGAAGTTGCCAGCAAATTGTGGGACATAAGTGAAGTCTTGGTTGGAATTCTTAAATGATTAGATGTGTGCCTTCATACAGGATGTGCAAATATTTCCAAATTCTtccaatacaaatatattttttttttcttattacttCTTCccttaattaataaaatatggtttttccaaaaatgtagtTAATTGAATAATCGATGACTGCAATCGTCACATTTGACTCATCCTTTGTTGAAAAGACATTGTATGCGATGACATAAACTgatataaatttatttttttggtctacATTGTTCTcacagtggaaataaaaagtcaacacacccatgttcaaatcccaggtttttgtgatgtaaaacatTTGctcaagataaatcatttcaaaactttttgtaCCATTAATGTTGACCAATAGCTTGTGGAACTCAACTGAATTTTATAAAATCTTGATGAAAATTAATGAagaaataactgaaataatgttAGTTGCACAAGTGTTCACACACTCATAACTGGGAGCTAGcttttcagaattaaccagtcactTTCACCTTCAATTAATGGgcgtcagcacacacctgccactatttgaaatggctctgattaaccccaaataaatttctgGTGTTCTAGTAAGCTATtcctaacatttattttttgctttctacCAGAAGCCTGGAGCTTTTCTGCCTAatatttcaaactgtttataATTCCTCTCACCTTGTGTAatgccccagttccagctgaagaaaaaaaaagaaaaaaacggccccaaagcatgatgctgtcacctccatgtttcactgtaggtata carries:
- the LOC133487985 gene encoding retinol dehydrogenase 14-like; protein product: MMSGTTVIVTGANSGIGRATTAGIVKLGGRVIMACRDVNSAEEAAREIRQETDADSKLLVVKELDLASITSIRTFCQGIMKEEPRLDVLINNAGVYQCPYTKTEDGFELQFGVNHLGHFLLTHLLLDLMKRSAPSRIVVVSSKLYKHGHINFDDLNSEQNYDKAFAYSCSKLANLLFTCELAQRLEGSGVTVNALSPGIVRTNLGRHVHVPVVAKPLFNLLSWGLFKSPEQGAQTSLYLACSPDVQDVQGKFFSDCQPQVLLDKATNCEVASKLWDISEVLVGILK